Proteins encoded together in one Impatiens glandulifera chromosome 1, dImpGla2.1, whole genome shotgun sequence window:
- the LOC124921950 gene encoding protein LSD1-like, with amino-acid sequence MQSQLMCNGCRSILLYPRGATNVCCAVCNAITAVPPSGMDMAQLICVGCNMLLMYVRGAASVRCSCCQTVNISQVSNQLAHINCGNCRTILMYPYGAPSVKCAICQYITNVNMGNARIPIPVQNGTNMAAPNPSTSTPMSQPHTQTVVVENPMTVDESGKLVSSVVVGVTTDKK; translated from the exons ATGCAGAGCCAACTCATGTGCAATGGTTGTAGGAGCATTCTACTTTATCCCAGAGGAGCAACAAATGTTTGTTGTGCAGTGTGTAATGCAATAACTGCAGTTCCTCCTAGTG GGATGGATATGGCGCAGCTTATATGTGTAGGCTGTAATATGCTGCTCATGTATGTTCGTGGGGCAGCAAGTGTGAGATGTTCCTGCTGTCAAACGGTTAACATTTCCCAAG TATCAAATCAGCTTGCTCACATCAACTGTGGGAACTGTCGTACTATTCTGATGTACCCTTATGGAGCTCCATCAGTCAAATGTGCAATTTGTCAGTATATTACTAATGTAAAC ATGGGCAATGCCAGGATTCCTATTCCAGTACAAAATGGGACGAATATGGCTGCACCAAACCCATCCACTTCAACA CCAATGTCTCAGCCTCACACCCAAACTGTGGTAGTTGAGAATCCAATGACTGTTGATGAAAGTGGCAAATTG GTTAGCAGTGTCGTCGTTGGAGTGACAACAGATAAGAAGTGA
- the LOC124921951 gene encoding accelerated cell death 11 has protein sequence MAGANQNEKPLRKIAEAFKDLDNKIDSQTLSQELEVASFSSACSLVSPLFGCLGIAFKFAEMDYVAKVVDLAEASKSIATLQSMIDRDVEANCVKKGGSHSRNLLRVKRGLDMVRLLFEQILTSEGNSLKGPASTAYAKVFAPYHGWAIRKAVAAGMYALPTKAQLLRKLNEDETSARIHMQEYVTSSAPLILYIDNLFISRDLGLDW, from the exons ATGGCGGGAGCTAACCAGAATGAGAAGCCTCTGAGGAAGATAGCTGAGGCATTCAAGGATCTAGACAACAAGATTGATTCCCAAACCCTAAGTCAAGAACTCGAGGTCGCTTCTTTCTCTTCTGCGTGTTCTCTCGTTTCACCTCTGTTTGGCTGCTTAGGCATCGCTTTCAAGTTCGCTGAGATGGACTACGTTGCCAAG GTGGTTGATCTAGCGGAAGCATCAAAGTCTATTGCGACACTGCAGAGCATGATCGATCGTGATGTAGAAGCAAATTGCGTGAAAAAGGGTGGAAGCCATTCGAGGAACCTTCTCAGGGTGAAGCGTGGTCTGGACATGGTTAGATTGTTGTTTGAGCAGATTTTAACTTCAGA GGGTAACTCGCTAAAGGGTCCAGCATCAACAGCATATGCAAAGGTATTTGCTCCATATCACGGATGGGCAATCAGAAAAGCTGTTGCTGCAGGGATGTATGCACTTCCAACAAAGGCTCAGCTATTGAGAAAGCTTAATGAAGATG AAACTTCAGCAAGGATTCATATGCAGGAATATGTCACTTCATCTGCACCActgattttatatatagataacctCTTCATTTCCAGAGATTTGGGACTAGACTGGTGA